The sequence GCTGATTTGACCCTCGCCGAAAACCGGAGTCATCGTCTCCTCGATGGGTACGGAGGTGGGTGGCAGCGTCTCCTGAGCCAGCGCGGGAAATGCCAAAAGGAAAAAGTGTAGGCCTAGGATTTGCTCGATGCGTCTTTTCATGGCGTGCTTTGCGGATGCGCTTGAAGATACCCGTCATCCCCGTTTCGGCAAGGAGTTCGGAACCGAAGCAATTTACATCATCCTTACTTTATGACGCTCAAGGCACATAGTCCCTGATCGTATGGAGCCTCAGCCGCTTGGTCGATGGATTTGCCAACGAGCGGGCGGGCGAGGAGTCCGGCGGCGGGCAGGCATCCGACAAGCGCGGTGGCGTGCGCGGGGGCTACCATGGGCGGAAGGTAGCGTTGGGTATTGCGCCGGAATTTCGATCCAGCCAAGCCCTCGGAATTTTCTTCACCGGAAATCACGGTAGAAGTAAACCTTTGGATGTTTTCCACCGGTATCCTGGATGAAACCAAGATGCCTGCTCTTGGCGTCATGCCACCAACTCTGCTCAGTCATCCTCTGGAGTTCTCCCTCACCGTTTAATTGATAGGAAAATTCCGCCCTGTAATAGCCACTATCGGGCAGCGGAGCCTTGGAAACCGTCTGGCCCTCGGGAGCGATGGTCATTCTAGCTCCTTCCAAGTCAGCTTCAATCCGATGCTCCGTGAGATTGATCCACAAAGTTTCCCCGGGCTTGAGTTTGCCCTCGCCTGCATCGATCAGCTTCAATGCCAGCGGCAGGCATTTGTTCGACTTGTCCTCGCTGACGAGAATGTAGAAATCATCGATATTTTCCGGGACTTTGAGTTCCGGCGCGCCATGGGGCAGATCCTCGGGCATTTTTGCTTCGGATGGCAGCATCTTGACAACGATGTCCCCAGCAGGCAATTCGACCACCTCGGAGAAGCTCATGTTCGGAAGGGTGACCCGCTGGCTTTCCTTGCCGTCGAACAGGTAGGCGAATTTCGGGGCATCGTTGGGGCGTTCCGGGAAAACGATGCGGCAGGTGCGCTCCGCTTGGGCGGGGAAGGCAAACCCCAGTAGCGACAAGGCAGCAAGAAGACACAACCTAACAAGGCTTTGCCATGGGGTGGCGGCGCGCTTGGATGGGGAAAGGAAACGCGACGGCTCGGGTTGGTATCTGATCCTATACATTCCTTTCCTGGTTTCGCGTTGGCAACTTCTTATTCGGGCTCCCGGCGAACCTCCTCGGCGTCCTTTGACCTGAAATCGCGATAGAAATATATTTTCGGAAGCTTGCCGCCGGTGTTCACCATGAAACCGATGTGCCTGCTTTCGTTGTCATGCCACCATTGTTGTTCCGTGATCCTCTGAAACTCCCCGATCCCATCCGGCTGGTATGCGAACTCCGCACTGTAGTAGCTGCTCTTCTCCACCGGGCTTTCCGATACCATGCGGCCATTCGGCTCCACCGACATCCTGCTTTGCCCCAGCTTGGCCACGATCCGGTGACCCGTAAGATTGAACCACAGCGTCTGTCCGGGCTTGAACTTGCCACCTCCCGTATCGACCCGGTTCAAGCGCACCGGCACTTCGCTGTTCGTGGGATCCGGGCTTACGAGGATATAGAAATCCCCGATGCTCTCGGGAACCTTGAGCTTCGGGGCGCCGGGCGGAAGGTTTTCAGGATCCGTGATTTCAGCGGATGTCATCAGGATCGTCAGCTCGCCCGGCGGCAGCTCGATGACTTCCGAGAAATTCATGCTTGGCAGGGTGACTTGCCGGCTTTTCTTCCCATCGAAGATATAGGCGGATTTCGGAGCGTCGTTGGGTCGCTCCGGGAAAACGATGCGGCAGGTGCGCCTGCCCGCCGACTCAGCACCGGCGTTGTGCGCCAGGCCGATCGCAGCGACGGCCAAGATCGAAAGAAGTCTCATGTGGTGGAACCCGCTTGTCATACCTCATCGTGATTGAGCCATCTGAAGGAGACAATTTCATACCTCCTGCCAAACAATACGTTGATGGGTGCCACAGGGGCATCGACGGAATCGGGGGGATCGGTTTCATCGCAGAAATTGCGTGTCCGCTTCACCACAGCCTCGCACCAGGCGGTGGCGATGACATTGCCTTTGCCATCCCTGGCATCACCATAGCTGCGTATCGTAAAGGTATCGTCCCGTGCGCTCAAAACCGGGGCAAGCGGTCGGAGGATGTCCGCCTGCCGGATCCAGCCCGGTACACCGTATGCACTGCTGCCCTCGGCGGCCTCCGGAAACTCGTAGCTGACACCCTGCATTTTTTGATCGCTGGGAGACATGGTCCTGTCCGAAAGCGAATTCGCAGGATTGCGCAGCACTTTCATCGGATCTTCGCCCATGCGATCGATCGCGGCCTGCACGGCGCCCGCAAGGGCAAGATCCTTGTTGGTGCCCAGCTGGCGGTTCACGAATTCCGACAGGCTTAGGAACGGCCCCCTGAGGCGCACTTGCTCCACGATCTTTTTGGCCAGATCCTCGATCTGCGCATCGTTCAGGCTCCTGAAACCCGTGAATTCGGATGCATTTGCCGCCTGGCCGCCGATTGCCGCACCGCTGCCTGCCTCGACGTCGGAAGCCACCGCGCCTCGCGTCACCGGGTGGTCGCCGACCGGGTTGATGGCTTGGATGACGCTTTTCCCGTAAAGAGCGATTTCCTCCAGGCTCTTGGCGTGCCCCAACATCGCTTTCCAGGCATCGACCGAGGTCGAGTTCACGTTGAACATCCCGTCCACCTCGATGCGCGATCCAACCTTCATCCAGCCGTCCGGGCTGTTGATCACTTCCTTGACCCGCGTTGTTGCCAGCGAACTCGACAGGTTCGAGTCCTCGGGAATGGGCTGGTAGGATCGGTTCGAAAGTTTCTCAGTCCCGGTGAGGAAATCCCTGTAGGTTGTATCGATGTTCTTGGCGATTGCACCCCCAAGCACCTGCGGCTGCGGCGCGATCGAGGAAACGAACCAGTCGTCGAAGAGAAGGTGGTTCGCGCAATAGGCATCGTCGTGAATCAGGTTCGTGGCGATGCTGTTGGGCGAAAGGGTGGAAGGCACGATCCTGTCCTTGGGGATCAGCGGGCTGGCGTCGCTGTTGCCGATCAGGTTCATATGTTGCGGCGGATAGGGGTTGTTGCCGCGCGGGTTCCAGCCGTTGAGCTCGACAAGCGAGGCCATCGGGCGAAGCGGGATATTCACCATCACGAGCCGGGAAAGGCCGTCGCCGCTGTGGTAGCCCGTGGCGATGTAGCCCTCGGAGGCACTCAGGTTTGGTGTGATCGTCGAGCCTATGCTGAGTGAGTGGTAGGCGAAGTCGAAGGTGTTGTTAGCGGGATGGTCCTTTGGCATGCCGCTTTCCGGTTCGCTCAAGACCATGGCAGCCAACGCGTTGTTCTGGATCACTCCCTTCGTGGGGCGGTTCTGCTTGGTCCCTGGTGCGCTGCCGATCGAGATGCGGGGCCCGAAGCTCATCGAATAGATCGGTATCCACGATCCGGAGGCGAGTTCCGCCACGGAATATCCGACCTCATCCACCTCGTCGGGGGGCCAGTATTTGTCTCCCTCGCTCGCTGTTGCGAGGGCGGTGATGTTATGGAGTTCCTCACCGATGCCCGATGGCAACACCGCCGTTCCACCGAAGTGGGAACTGCCGTCACCGAAAGACAGCGAAAATCCATATCCCGGAGCCCGGTCCCGGTATGGCTGCGTGAGCCTGTCGTTCCGGAAGAGGAACCAGTAGTTCCTGGTTCCAAGGAGATTCGATGAGAGATCGAAATCCCGCCCCACGATGTCGGTCGGCCTGTAACCCTCCCTCATCCTGAATGCGCCACCCCCGAAACCGTAGCCGTTGTCGAGCCACTCCGGAGAAAACAGTTTCACTTCGCCCGGTTTGAAGGTGAGCGTCCCTTCAGGCAGCCATAGCGCCCAGGTTCGCAGATCCCTCCATATCTGTGTAGATCCGAATTTGGCCACGTTGCCCGGCAACTGGTTATCGTATGGATTTGCAAAGTTGTTGGGCCAATCGAGAGTCTGGAAGTTGCCGTTGGTCAGGAGCCTGTATTGTGTGGAGGGGACGGCATCGGGGTTCGGAAAAGTGCTCTTGTCGACGATCGCCATGGCACCCGGCAGACCCCGACGCCAGCCAACCCCTAGGAAATTCTGTTGGGTGTTGGTGCCTTGGCCTCCGTTCAGCGTACCGCTGATCTTGTGCTCCAAGGTGACGTTGTAAGGGTTCCAAAGGGTGAAGAACGGAACGAACATCATCCTCATCTGGTATTTTTTCGGATTTTGGTTGAGTCGTGCGGGATCCTCCCTGGCCATTACGTAGACGATGACCTGAAACCTTGCGATCTGTGGATGCAGCCTCTGGCTGTGCTTGTGGTTGTACACTTCGAGCGCCTTGATTGCGGAGGCGCTTTGCTTGGCGATTTTATCCCAGACGAAGGGTGATTTCACTTCTCCGTAATCACCGGAAAAACCCTGGTAGGCGGTGGCAAAGCTTTTGAGGGATTCCCATGAAGCGGCTGCCGCGTGGTATGTGCCAGGCTGCAGGTAGCCCAGAATCACCGAATATTCGCTCCATGGATAGAGATTCGATTGCGGTGGGGTCGCTGCAGTGATGGCGCTCGCGGTGCTTGCGGCGACGGATGCATTTGGCCGAACAGGCTTGGGCACTTGGGTGGTCTTTCCAGCCTCAGGCGTCAACCGGAACAGCGGGAGTCTGCCGCCGGGATAGGAGGCATAGATGTTGTCCCATTTCTCCGTCAGTATCGACAGATCCTTGCGCCAGCCGCCGGTCGCGGTGTTGGTCAGCAAACCCACCGAGCTGATGGAGAGATCGTGGAAGCTCTGGTGGGGGTTCTTGGCGTTGCCGCCGGTGATGAGTTCGGTGCTATCGAGCGTGATGGCTCTGCTTGCGGCTCCTTTCGTGGCGATGGTCGGACTGTATGGTTCGGGGTTGGCTGCGAGCGAGTCCAGGCCGAAGACCCCGGCATTCGGGACAAGATGGCTCTGCCCCATCTCCACCAAGCCTGCAACGCCGTTCGGCCGCGGCTTGTGCGGTTGGAGCAAGCGGGCTTTCTGGTTTTCCGGGCTGACCCACCAAGCGTAGCCGCCCGTTTCGTTCTTCACGAGCTGTGGTTTCACATGGATCTGTCCGGGCTTCGACCCCAGGGTGCCGGCCGCCAGCAGCGGCACTGTACCTGCCGTGGCCTCCTTGGAAACCAGAGCTGAGGGAGAGGGTGATGAAGGTGACGTCCCGGCCTCAGCGCCGGAAACAAGCCAGGAGATGAAGCGTCCCCCGGCTTGCTGGCCGGATTTTGTCTTCGAGCTGTAATCCGGCTTGAGCGGGCGTCCCGTGTCATCGTGATCCGTCCCCTCCCAGCTTCTCCACACCCCTGTGAGGGGCGGTGCTGCTGGATCGATGAGACTTGCCTGCGCCGTAACGCGCGTATCCGCCCCCGTATGCCTCTGCAGCTCACCGATCGCCAGCATCAGCGCCATGCGTGCGTTCGCCCTCGCCTCCGACATCGCTGAGCCCTGGGCTGAACTGCGCAAAGAAATACTGGAGATCGAAAGCATCCCCAAGGCCAGGATTCCCAGCAGAACCATGAGCATGAGGGTCGCAACGAGGGCGAAGCCCCTAACTCTGGATGCCCGGTCGGAGTGGGAGTGGTTTTTCACGAAATCGAATGGGGTTTTAATAGCAAGAAATTTACCGTATGCACATTGTGAACTCATTTTCTCGGAAAATCCACCAGATAATCCCGCGTAATAACGGTATTATTTCGCGCATTTACGTCATACAAAAGGCCGTCCCGAAGGATGCACCGGCTCCGGGTCTATCCCCGGAACCTTTGCCCTGCCTCATTTCCGGATCAATCCGCCTTGGGGATGGCACGCAGCGTGAAGTAGCTTTCAAGCATGCCCCAGGCCGGCGCATCCCCGAATAGCGGTGCGGCGGGTGTTATCCGTATGTGGTAGATCCGGTCCAGCCACTTGTCCCCTTTTCCGAAATCAGCGAGATCCAAGCTGACCGACGACCTGTCGGCTGCGAGTTTCACGCTGGCAACGGTTTCATCCCGCTTGTCGTGCTCGGGCGAGCCGTAATCCGAAAGGTTCGTGTAGAACCATGAGGTGGCTTGTAATGCCTTCTGCAGATCCGCCTCCCCCACCCCGTCCGCCACGGGGCGGGTGAAATGGACGGTAAACCCTGTGGGCGATGAGGTGACCCTGGAGATATCCGCAGCGAAGGTCTTGCCGTCGAAAACCACCTGTTGCAAGGCAGCAGGACTGCCTCCCCGCGCGCCCCAGCCACGGCCGGTCTGGCCGAGCAGCAGGCTGCCGTCCGGCAGGAAAGCGGGACGCATCACGCCGGAGGCGAGTCCGCGGGCGAAAGGCGTGACGCTGCCCTGATCCTGGCCATCCACGATTTCCGTCACCACCCGCATCACTTGTGAAAGCGTCTGGTCCCCGATGAACATCTGCCCGCCGTACTGGCCGAACTTGCCGTTCGTCAGATCCCACGCGGGGCTGCCGGGCGAGTTCGCCATCTTGCCGTGGGGCAGCCAGACGGCGCCCTTGCGGAGCTTGTCCTTCCAGAGATCGTAGTTGAGGCCCGCTGCATCGGGCCCCATGCCGGGAAGATCCACGAGGCCGGACATGTGGCCGTAGAATTTGCCCTGCTCCAGCGGAACCACCTTGGAGGAACCGACGTATTCGCCCTGGTTTTCCGCGTACCAGATCCGCCCGTCAGGGGCGACGCCGATGCCCGCCGGGCTGCGCAGGCCGTAGGCGTATGGTTCGAATTTCCCTTCCGGTGTCACCCGGCAAGCCCAGCCGCGGTAGCCGCCCATGGATCCCATGAATTTGCCACCGGCCTTCCAGGATGCCTCGTTCTCATCCTGGGCGTGGGAGAGGTTGAGCAGGAAATAGTAATTTCCCTCGGCGTCCCGCACTGGTCCGTGGGTGTATTCGTGGTAGTTGCCGTGGAAGCCAAAGTCGTCGCAGACGGTCTCGAAATCGTCCGCACGCCCGTCGCCGTCCGTATCGCGGATGCGGGTGAGCTCCGGTTTCTGTGCGATGACGATCACATCGCCCTTGTCATCCTCGATGACGACACCGAGCGACTCGTAGATCCCCTCGGCAAAGAGAGACCATTTCCCCTCGCGGATGCGCCAGACACCTGCGGTGCGGGTGGAGAGGACGATGGTGCCGTCCGTTGCGACCGCAATCCCGGTGGGTTCGAATAGCTGTGCCCGCCCCAGAAGATCGTTCGGCGAAGCCCAGTCCTTGACGGAATAGCCTGCGGGAACTTCCAACGGACGCCGTCCCGGCTTGGCCGGTGTGGAAACGAGCTCCTGAGGAGACCAGTCCTCGGAGGCATTCACCGCGGGACGCGCGACGACTCCCCCCGGAAGCTTTGCGGTGAGGGTGAACGGCCCCTTTGCTCCGGCGGACAGGCTCCAGATCCCCTCCTCCAGCTTGCCGGCACCGACCGTGGGATTAGCAAGACCGGTGATCCTGAAACGCTGTTCCGTTTTCAGCTCACCATCGAGGGAAAGACCGATTTCCCCGGCATCGCTGATCGAGATGGCCTGCCTGAATTCGTTCTGCCCGACGCGGAAACGGAAGGTCGGGTTCCCCGTTTCGGCTGATACGCTGTGTCCGAGGAACTCAGCATCCAGAGCGGCAAGTTTGTCGGCGAAATCCTTGCCGTCGCGGAGATGGCGGGCGATGGCCGCGTAGTCGTGGGCGTCCGGCTCCTTGAACTCGAAATCCACGGGCTCGCCGCCGGACGTCAAGGGTTGCAGTACCGGGTTCCCGCTGATGTAGGTGGTGGCCCCGCCACTGAGGTTGGAGAGTTTTCCGCCCCGTCCGGAGCGCTCTTCGTTGAGATTGAGGTAGCCGCCGGTCCAGACGCGCCGGACGGAGAGCATGCGGGGATCGAAGGTGTAGCTCATGCCGTTCGGTTGACCCACGTGGAGGGAGCGGGCGCTCGTCCCACCGATCGGCGCACGGATCACCCTGGTGCGATCCGTCACGATTTCCTCGCCCGGTATTTCCAATACATTGCTTGGCTCCGGTGCCTTGGAGCGCTTCACCATCACCTTCGCCGGCCCGGCCTGGCCATCGTCGGCCAGCGTCCGCAGGTAATGCCAGACGGAATCCAGGCCATCGTCGGAGATGAGTTCCTTGACATACATGGGCATGAGCGGTTGGAAGGCAGTCCCTTTCATCGGCCCGGTCTCCGCCACCGCAAGGGCGTCCCATGACTTGCGGAGGGAATCATCGAAATAGGCGCGATCCGCCTTGACGCTCGTTTCCTTGCCCTGGACGACCACCTTGCGCTCGCGCGGCTGGGTGAGGAACAGGCCATAGAGGTTTGGCCCGGACTTCAGGGAGGCATCGCCCTTTTCCACCGTATGGCACTCGCTGCAGCCTATGGACCCGAAGATATCCTTTCCCTCCGCAACGGAATCCACCTCGACTTCCTGTGCAAAAGCGAAGCCCGCCCCCAGTACGGGGATCATCATTGTTGTAGCTAGTATCGTTTTCAAATCGTTCATGGTTTCGGTTTTCCGTCTGCCCTGACGGGTCGCAGCCTCAGGGCGACCTTCGTGCCAAGGGGCGGGATGTGCGTGGGATCGATCTCCCAGGCGAGGGCGATGTTCTCCTGGGAATGCTTGCCGGGCAGGCAGAGCAACTCATCGCCGAAGGTGGAGAGGGAAATCACGTTCCCGCTGCCGTCGCTGAGGTATCTGGCGACGCCGTTGTCATCCTTGTAGAGCTGGGATCCGGCGAAGAGGAAATTGCTCTTGGGGAAGCGCTTTCGATCCTCGGGCTTCACCTCCACGGCATCCGGCCCGTAGCTATCCTCTTCCTGGCCGCGCATGATGAAGTCCCCGATGGGGCGCTCCACCTCTTTTCCCCCGGCATCCTTGTAGGCGAGGAAAACGCCGATCTCCCCGCCGCTTGGGGCGATGTCCAGCCAGCCGCCGTCATCGAGCCGCTTGGCCATGGCGGGATTGCCGGGCTTCGCACCCAGCAGCAAAAGGGCGGCGTGGACATGAGAGGGTTTTGCGTCGATGGCGACGATGGACTCGTGCTCCTTGTTGTCCTTGGTGGTGGCGATCAGCTCCAGGAAACCGGCCGTGAGGCAGATTGTGGCATCGACATCGACGTAGCCTTCCTTGGCACGAACCGTGAGGCCGGGAAGCTTCAGCTCCTCGCGCGTGCCGACATCAGCCGCGTCGGGTTTCTTGGACGCATCATCCTCCTTGGTAGGCTCCTCGGCCATGGCGGAATGCCCGAAGGCCAGAAGCGCCGCAGCTGCCGTTCGCAATGCGACCCTGCGTACAAATATCTTGGTTTTCATATCGGTGAGAGCAAAGGCCGTATGGGGCACCGCTGCTGGATGGAATTGTCAGGCAAAGGCTTGGATATGCAACGCAAGAATCCGCGCTTACCTTTCACTCCCGCGCCGCTGGCTCCGGGCTAGGGAGCCAATGCATCCCACTCCGATTTGGTAAGAACTTCCTTCTGATACTCCATCAGGATTTTCCATGCACCGCCCTCCTTCACGAGAAGCGCTTCGAATCCGATATATTCAGGCTTCGCATCCCCGTCGCCGACCTTCTGGGTATAGAGGAAGACACCGGATTCGTGGGCCGTCTCCGCATCGCCGTAGCGGTTCGCGAAACGGAAATCGACCGATGCCTCCATATTGCCGGCCTTGGTGTCGTCGAATTCCTTTTTCCAACGCGCCAAGGCTTGGGTCAGCGGATAGCTCACCTTTTTCGTCCCCGAAACGAGCACTGCGCCCGGATGGCATGTTGCCTTGTATGCCTCGAAATCGCCCACGTTCACCGCCCGCGATACCTCGTTCCAGTAGGCATCCAGCTCCTTGATCCGCGCCTCGTCGGGATCCGGCAGCGGGGTGGCCTTGTAGCTGCGGATCGCGATCGGGCCATGATCGCCCTGGATGGCGATCGGGCCTGTGGCGGCATCGCCCTCCAAGGGTGCGGAGCGGGTGTGCCCCCCGGTGGTGGCGTTTTCCTGGACAAGGATGCCGTTGACGAAAACCTTCTCGAAAGTCGCGTCGCGGAATTTCTTGCCGTCCGCATCGAAGCGCGGCGCTCGGAAAACGATCTCCATCGTCTGCCATTCGCCGGGCGGCTTGGAGGCGTTCACCTTCGGGGCGATTCCGCCGAAACCC comes from Akkermansiaceae bacterium and encodes:
- a CDS encoding c-type cytochrome; the protein is MNDLKTILATTMMIPVLGAGFAFAQEVEVDSVAEGKDIFGSIGCSECHTVEKGDASLKSGPNLYGLFLTQPRERKVVVQGKETSVKADRAYFDDSLRKSWDALAVAETGPMKGTAFQPLMPMYVKELISDDGLDSVWHYLRTLADDGQAGPAKVMVKRSKAPEPSNVLEIPGEEIVTDRTRVIRAPIGGTSARSLHVGQPNGMSYTFDPRMLSVRRVWTGGYLNLNEERSGRGGKLSNLSGGATTYISGNPVLQPLTSGGEPVDFEFKEPDAHDYAAIARHLRDGKDFADKLAALDAEFLGHSVSAETGNPTFRFRVGQNEFRQAISISDAGEIGLSLDGELKTEQRFRITGLANPTVGAGKLEEGIWSLSAGAKGPFTLTAKLPGGVVARPAVNASEDWSPQELVSTPAKPGRRPLEVPAGYSVKDWASPNDLLGRAQLFEPTGIAVATDGTIVLSTRTAGVWRIREGKWSLFAEGIYESLGVVIEDDKGDVIVIAQKPELTRIRDTDGDGRADDFETVCDDFGFHGNYHEYTHGPVRDAEGNYYFLLNLSHAQDENEASWKAGGKFMGSMGGYRGWACRVTPEGKFEPYAYGLRSPAGIGVAPDGRIWYAENQGEYVGSSKVVPLEQGKFYGHMSGLVDLPGMGPDAAGLNYDLWKDKLRKGAVWLPHGKMANSPGSPAWDLTNGKFGQYGGQMFIGDQTLSQVMRVVTEIVDGQDQGSVTPFARGLASGVMRPAFLPDGSLLLGQTGRGWGARGGSPAALQQVVFDGKTFAADISRVTSSPTGFTVHFTRPVADGVGEADLQKALQATSWFYTNLSDYGSPEHDKRDETVASVKLAADRSSVSLDLADFGKGDKWLDRIYHIRITPAAPLFGDAPAWGMLESYFTLRAIPKAD
- a CDS encoding DUF1080 domain-containing protein, producing the protein MNKFPMSIPVSAVSICLALSLPAFAQTLDLLKNGALDEFRQPEGWRGVAEVQAVAGKGEFQLKGEGKILVNAAKPGEKAPYLLTKEQFGDVRIELEFMIPKGSNAGVYVAGRYEVQILDSFGRERFGSGDLGGIYQRFDPSLPKEKQGFGGIAPKVNASKPPGEWQTMEIVFRAPRFDADGKKFRDATFEKVFVNGILVQENATTGGHTRSAPLEGDAATGPIAIQGDHGPIAIRSYKATPLPDPDEARIKELDAYWNEVSRAVNVGDFEAYKATCHPGAVLVSGTKKVSYPLTQALARWKKEFDDTKAGNMEASVDFRFANRYGDAETAHESGVFLYTQKVGDGDAKPEYIGFEALLVKEGGAWKILMEYQKEVLTKSEWDALAP